A DNA window from Streptomyces sp. CA-278952 contains the following coding sequences:
- a CDS encoding MaoC family dehydratase: MQFGRTYEEFEVGAVYKHWPGKTVTEYDDHLFCLLTMNHHPLHLDSNYAENTTDFGKNVVVGNYVYSLLLGMSVPDVSGKAIANLEVESLKHIAPTFHGDTVYGETTVLDKTPSKSKSDRGIVYVETRGYKQDGTVVCVFRRKVMVPTETYIKERGGEQPGRPTPAK; encoded by the coding sequence ATGCAGTTCGGACGCACGTATGAGGAGTTCGAGGTCGGTGCCGTTTACAAGCACTGGCCCGGAAAAACGGTCACGGAATACGACGACCACCTCTTCTGTCTGCTGACCATGAATCACCACCCGCTGCACCTGGACAGCAACTACGCGGAGAACACGACCGACTTCGGAAAGAACGTGGTCGTCGGCAACTACGTCTACTCGCTGCTGCTCGGTATGTCGGTGCCCGACGTCTCCGGAAAGGCCATCGCCAACCTGGAGGTCGAATCGCTGAAGCACATCGCGCCGACCTTCCACGGCGACACGGTCTACGGCGAGACGACCGTGCTGGACAAGACGCCGTCGAAGTCCAAGAGCGACCGCGGCATCGTGTACGTGGAGACCAGGGGCTACAAGCAGGACGGCACGGTCGTCTGCGTGTTCCGCCGCAAGGTGATGGTCCCCACCGAGACGTACATCAAGGAGCGCGGCGGGGAGCAGCCCGGCCGCCCGACGCCCGCCAAGTAA
- a CDS encoding acyl-CoA dehydrogenase family protein yields the protein MTRLAQTAGLNDIQREILATVRDFVDKEIIPVATRLEHRDEYPTEIVEGLKELGLFGLMIPEEYGGLGESLLTYALCVEEIARGWMSVSGIINTHFIVAYMLKQHGTQEQKDTFLPRMALGEVRGAFSMSEPALGSDVSAISSKGVRDGDAYVLNGQKMWLTNGGTSNLVAVLCRSDEGHPEGTAPHKSMTTFLIEKEPGFGEVRPGLTIPGKIDKMGYKGVDTTELIMDDLRIPANRVLGGTTGRGFYQMMDGVEVGRVNVAARGCGVAQRAFELGVSYAQQRHTFGKPIAQHQAIQFKLAEMATKVEAAHAMMVNAARKKDSGERNDLEAGMAKYLASEYCKEVVEDAFRIHGGYGFSKEYEIERLYREAPMLLIGEGTAEIQKMIIGRRLLEEYRFQG from the coding sequence ATGACGCGACTCGCCCAGACCGCCGGTCTGAACGACATCCAGCGGGAAATCCTCGCCACCGTCCGGGATTTCGTCGACAAGGAGATCATTCCGGTCGCGACCCGGCTGGAGCACCGCGACGAGTACCCCACGGAGATCGTCGAGGGGCTGAAGGAACTCGGCCTGTTCGGGCTGATGATCCCCGAGGAGTACGGGGGGCTGGGTGAGTCGCTGCTCACCTACGCGCTGTGCGTGGAGGAGATCGCGCGCGGCTGGATGAGCGTCTCGGGCATCATCAACACGCATTTCATCGTGGCCTACATGCTCAAGCAGCACGGCACCCAGGAACAGAAGGACACCTTCCTGCCGCGCATGGCGCTGGGCGAGGTGCGCGGGGCCTTCTCGATGTCGGAGCCGGCGCTCGGCTCGGATGTCTCGGCGATCTCGTCGAAGGGCGTCAGGGACGGCGACGCATACGTCCTCAACGGCCAGAAGATGTGGCTGACGAACGGCGGAACGTCGAATCTGGTGGCCGTCCTCTGCCGAAGTGACGAAGGCCACCCGGAGGGCACCGCGCCCCACAAGTCGATGACGACCTTCCTCATCGAGAAGGAGCCCGGCTTCGGAGAGGTCCGGCCCGGCCTGACCATCCCCGGAAAGATCGACAAGATGGGCTACAAGGGCGTCGACACGACCGAGCTCATCATGGACGACCTGCGCATTCCGGCCAATCGCGTCCTCGGTGGCACGACCGGCCGAGGGTTTTACCAAATGATGGACGGCGTCGAGGTCGGCCGGGTGAATGTCGCCGCGCGTGGTTGCGGTGTCGCGCAACGTGCATTTGAACTGGGCGTTTCATACGCCCAGCAGCGTCACACCTTCGGCAAACCGATCGCCCAGCACCAGGCGATCCAGTTCAAACTGGCTGAAATGGCCACCAAGGTCGAAGCCGCTCATGCGATGATGGTCAATGCGGCACGCAAAAAGGACTCCGGGGAACGAAACGACCTGGAGGCAGGGATGGCGAAGTACCTCGCCTCCGAGTACTGCAAGGAAGTCGTCGAGGACGCCTTCCGTATCCACGGCGGTTACGGCTTCTCCAAGGAGTACGAGATCGAGCGCCTCTACCGCGAGGCACCGATGCTGCTGATCGGTGAAGGTACCGCCGAGATCCAGAAAATGATCATTGGCCGGCGCCTCTTGGAGGAGTACCGATTCCAGGGCTGA
- a CDS encoding phosphatidylserine decarboxylase has translation MPDSTSSASRGGVRIARGASPWLLPTVATAALSLARARKSGRWAAVAVPTTALAAGMLWFFRDPEREITDGRVISPADGVVQSIMPWKDGRTRVAIFMSPLNVHVNRAPLAGTVTSVEHIPGGFVPAFNKESENNERVVWHFDTELGDIEMVQIAGAVARRIVPYLPEGTKVEQGERIGLIRFGSRVDIYLPEGIDVAVEVGQATTAGVTRIDRD, from the coding sequence ATGCCCGACAGCACTTCCTCCGCATCCCGCGGCGGGGTCCGCATCGCCCGCGGAGCATCGCCGTGGCTCCTGCCGACCGTCGCCACCGCAGCCCTCAGCCTGGCCCGCGCCCGCAAGTCGGGGCGCTGGGCAGCAGTGGCTGTGCCCACCACCGCGCTCGCGGCGGGCATGCTGTGGTTCTTCCGTGACCCCGAGCGCGAGATCACTGACGGCCGGGTCATCTCCCCGGCCGACGGTGTGGTGCAGAGCATCATGCCGTGGAAGGACGGGCGCACCCGCGTCGCGATCTTCATGAGCCCGCTCAACGTCCACGTCAACCGCGCTCCGCTGGCGGGCACCGTGACGTCGGTCGAGCACATCCCGGGCGGCTTCGTTCCGGCGTTCAACAAGGAGAGCGAGAACAACGAGCGCGTTGTCTGGCACTTCGACACCGAGCTCGGCGACATCGAGATGGTGCAGATCGCGGGAGCGGTCGCCCGTCGCATCGTGCCGTACCTCCCCGAGGGCACGAAGGTGGAGCAGGGCGAACGCATCGGCCTGATCCGCTTCGGCTCGCGCGTGGACATCTACCTCCCGGAGGGTATCGATGTCGCGGTCGAGGTCGGTCAGGCCACCACCGCGGGGGTGACTCGAATTGACCGTGATTGA
- the pssA gene encoding CDP-diacylglycerol--serine O-phosphatidyltransferase: MPEADDENDVDGAEDMPLSMRLSIADTLTLGNATCGFMAVYFTTTGILIPHLTGSEETGMARHSAATAVILMLMAAIFDLFDGLVARKLRSSPMGAELDNLSDLISFGLAPAYFVLVYGMVADDAHQRVSALAAIVVLLAVVLRLARFSCVTLKDGMFQGMPSPFGALTVVSIVLLELPFPPTLLAIVGVAWLMVSRVEYPKPRGVLAVAMLGWIVAAMGLLAAWAFDAPGGQLLLQTGCALQVVLGAVIPLFATARRVNTFRDNRREARAAQLP; this comes from the coding sequence GTGCCGGAGGCCGACGACGAGAACGACGTCGACGGCGCGGAGGACATGCCGCTCTCCATGCGGCTGTCGATAGCGGACACGCTCACACTCGGTAACGCGACGTGCGGATTCATGGCGGTGTACTTCACCACCACGGGCATCCTCATCCCGCACCTCACGGGCAGCGAAGAGACGGGCATGGCCCGGCACTCGGCCGCCACCGCCGTGATCCTCATGCTGATGGCCGCGATCTTCGACCTGTTCGACGGTCTCGTGGCGCGCAAGCTGCGCTCCTCGCCGATGGGCGCCGAGCTGGACAACCTCTCGGACCTCATCAGCTTCGGGCTCGCACCGGCCTACTTCGTGCTCGTGTACGGCATGGTCGCCGACGACGCCCATCAGCGGGTGTCGGCGCTGGCGGCGATCGTCGTGTTGCTGGCGGTGGTCCTCAGGCTTGCGAGATTCTCCTGTGTGACGCTGAAGGACGGCATGTTCCAGGGCATGCCGAGCCCCTTCGGAGCGCTGACGGTCGTCTCGATCGTGCTCCTGGAGCTGCCCTTCCCGCCCACCCTGCTGGCGATCGTCGGGGTGGCGTGGCTGATGGTGAGCCGGGTGGAGTACCCCAAGCCGCGGGGCGTCCTCGCGGTGGCGATGCTCGGCTGGATCGTGGCCGCGATGGGGCTGCTCGCCGCGTGGGCGTTCGACGCGCCCGGCGGTCAGCTGCTGCTCCAGACCGGCTGCGCGCTCCAGGTGGTGCTCGGCGCGGTGATCCCGCTGTTCGCCACGGCGCGACGGGTGAACACGTTCCGTGACAACCGGCGCGAGGCGCGGGCGGCACAGCTGCCGTAG
- a CDS encoding PIG-L deacetylase family protein — protein sequence MPIAVPPPWRTVVISPHFDDAALSLAGLLPTLPGPLAVVTVHGGSPAPGLPVSGWDALCGFSSAVEAYRARRAEDARSCELLGAEQVLVDHPDGPYVGEGDEPAGLDALLRSLAPGTRVLVPLATNQPDHEAVRLRTQRVLAAAGAPEPWVYADLPYTGHLPEWGTPGAGEALAASEDWGPAYQELNRTHRLTVRHELVLSDERWAAKREAVLCHASQLAGLAPVHGAVLSRTGPLRAELIWSLEPRDQE from the coding sequence GTGCCCATCGCCGTACCCCCGCCCTGGCGCACCGTCGTCATCTCGCCGCACTTCGACGACGCCGCCCTCTCCCTCGCGGGACTGCTGCCCACCCTGCCCGGCCCCCTCGCGGTGGTCACCGTCCACGGCGGCTCCCCGGCCCCCGGCCTCCCGGTCTCGGGGTGGGACGCCCTCTGCGGGTTCAGCTCCGCCGTCGAGGCGTACCGGGCGCGGCGGGCCGAGGACGCCCGCTCCTGCGAGCTGCTGGGGGCCGAGCAGGTCCTCGTCGACCACCCCGACGGCCCGTACGTCGGCGAGGGCGACGAGCCCGCCGGACTCGACGCCCTGCTGCGCTCGCTGGCCCCCGGCACCCGGGTGCTCGTACCGCTCGCCACCAACCAGCCGGACCACGAGGCGGTCCGGCTGCGCACCCAGCGCGTCCTCGCCGCGGCCGGGGCCCCCGAGCCCTGGGTCTACGCCGACCTGCCGTACACCGGACACCTCCCCGAATGGGGCACCCCCGGGGCGGGCGAGGCACTGGCCGCGAGCGAGGACTGGGGGCCCGCCTACCAGGAGCTGAACCGCACCCACCGGCTCACCGTCCGCCATGAGCTGGTGCTCTCCGACGAGCGGTGGGCGGCCAAGCGCGAGGCGGTCCTGTGCCATGCCTCCCAGCTCGCCGGGCTCGCCCCCGTCCACGGAGCGGTGCTCTCCCGGACGGGCCCGCTGCGCGCCGAGCTGATCTGGAGCCTGGAACCCCGCGACCAGGAGTGA
- a CDS encoding DUF1796 family putative cysteine peptidase produces the protein MYDVCVGLGYHCESTYQLRRITGVERAHFFDWLDLDLTAVKETIEADFANVLRPGLGEPFSDGACVRDRGSNIRFFHEFHAPEGTGLTPVLIAEQHPEVRAKFTHLAARWRALTASRSRVLYVHQDAFDESGAPELADLHRLLRTRYPDHDFDLLWLRRTPPTDAGALPPGVLWGTAALSPGRWEGDDAAWDAALAPLDIPRRAPGP, from the coding sequence ATGTACGACGTCTGCGTCGGGCTCGGCTACCACTGCGAGTCGACCTACCAGCTCCGCCGGATCACCGGCGTCGAGCGGGCCCACTTCTTCGACTGGCTCGACCTCGACCTCACCGCCGTGAAGGAGACCATCGAGGCCGACTTCGCCAACGTACTCCGCCCCGGCCTGGGCGAACCGTTCAGCGACGGCGCCTGCGTACGGGACCGGGGCTCGAACATCCGCTTCTTCCACGAGTTCCACGCCCCGGAGGGCACCGGGCTGACCCCGGTCCTCATCGCCGAGCAGCATCCGGAGGTCCGGGCCAAGTTCACCCACCTCGCAGCCCGCTGGCGGGCCCTGACCGCCTCCCGGTCGCGTGTCCTGTACGTCCACCAGGACGCGTTCGACGAGAGCGGCGCCCCCGAACTGGCCGACCTCCACCGGTTGCTGCGCACCCGCTACCCGGACCACGACTTCGACCTGCTGTGGCTGCGCCGTACGCCCCCGACGGACGCCGGCGCACTCCCGCCCGGCGTCCTGTGGGGCACGGCCGCCCTCAGCCCGGGCCGCTGGGAGGGCGACGACGCCGCCTGGGACGCCGCCCTGGCCCCGCTGGACATCCCCCGCCGCGCCCCCGGGCCCTGA
- a CDS encoding SAM-dependent methyltransferase has translation MIDIVAVLRAEDAALDFLSVLGGQEDEIHVLCGDTGERLMLPAGRPLAERLDALAPLVGPVDEHAASPGPEALAALVEASAQGGPARLWTHSPADTRRSRGRLGRDAADAAGERPVLHAVGHSPYLQFISDLDRPLVRAAVAAKLGFVNRHCRHLLRTVSEEHVVRTGRVHATERFFAAGPDERERLFALLASLDEDAASVPDPWEFATSAYEAERLDATVAWIAGHRPPGSGPLVEVGACEGALTTRLVDKGFTVHATEPNPLFRHRLTAHAGETAHIHAESLEDLAARQELPGAAYLLIEMLYYGQDLALLDRLPADLVFVALEPETLAARLTPWLERTPHWEKADETPLVAPALEAVCGGRAYLSKRGSIGVLLRRTGV, from the coding sequence GTGATCGACATCGTGGCGGTACTCAGGGCCGAGGACGCGGCTCTGGACTTCCTCTCCGTGCTCGGCGGCCAGGAGGACGAGATCCACGTCCTGTGCGGCGACACCGGCGAGCGCCTGATGCTCCCGGCGGGCCGGCCGCTCGCCGAACGGCTCGACGCCCTGGCCCCGCTGGTCGGGCCGGTCGACGAGCACGCCGCGTCGCCTGGACCCGAGGCCCTGGCGGCCCTCGTCGAGGCATCGGCCCAGGGCGGCCCGGCCCGCCTCTGGACCCACTCGCCCGCCGACACCCGGCGCAGCCGCGGCCGTCTCGGCCGGGACGCCGCCGACGCCGCCGGGGAACGGCCCGTCCTGCACGCCGTCGGCCACTCGCCCTACCTCCAGTTCATCAGCGACCTGGACCGCCCCCTGGTCCGGGCCGCGGTCGCCGCCAAGCTCGGCTTCGTCAACCGGCACTGCCGACACCTGCTGCGCACCGTCTCGGAGGAGCACGTCGTCCGGACCGGGCGGGTCCACGCCACCGAACGCTTCTTCGCTGCCGGACCCGACGAACGCGAGCGGCTGTTCGCGCTCCTGGCCAGCCTCGACGAGGACGCAGCCTCGGTGCCCGACCCCTGGGAATTCGCCACGTCCGCCTACGAGGCGGAGCGGCTGGACGCCACCGTCGCGTGGATCGCCGGACACCGCCCGCCCGGCAGCGGCCCCCTCGTCGAGGTCGGAGCCTGCGAAGGGGCCCTCACCACCCGGCTCGTGGACAAGGGCTTCACCGTCCACGCGACCGAACCCAACCCGCTCTTCCGCCACCGGCTGACCGCCCACGCCGGGGAGACCGCGCACATCCACGCCGAGTCCCTGGAGGACCTGGCCGCCCGCCAGGAACTCCCGGGCGCGGCCTACCTCCTGATCGAGATGCTGTATTACGGCCAGGATCTCGCCCTGCTCGACCGCCTCCCCGCCGACCTGGTCTTCGTCGCCCTGGAACCGGAGACGCTCGCCGCCCGGCTGACCCCCTGGCTCGAGCGCACCCCGCACTGGGAGAAGGCCGACGAGACGCCGCTCGTCGCCCCGGCGCTGGAAGCCGTCTGCGGCGGCCGCGCCTATCTGAGCAAGCGCGGCAGCATCGGCGTCCTGCTGCGGCGCACCGGCGTCTGA
- a CDS encoding bifunctional serine/threonine-protein kinase/ABC transporter substrate-binding protein translates to MEPLRSTDPARIAGYRVLGRLGAGGMGVVLLGRSPGGALVAIKLIRAEYADDAAFRARFRREVAIARQVRNRWAVPVVDADTEAPAPWLATEFVPGPALSEAVGGGGPLPERGVRALGSMLAEALDAVHAAGLVHRDVKPGNVLLGLDGPRLIDFGIARALDDTVLTATDVIVGSPGFLSPEQAQGRRIGPASDVFSLGCVLVYAATGGRPFGSGPVEAMLFRTVHDTADLSALPPGLLPVVEACLSKDPGGRPAATDIQRAFAEDVSGGSWLPGPVTHLIAERSARMLALPGIDATSLDAGATGGPTTGTGTSVGRGTGAETGTGGGGTATVPVSPARRRFLAYVAGGAALAATGGTAAWLASSGDGEGPGGGGEGDDGKAARPELRIGLQADLSGPSAALGKGQDRAARLAVAEHNAQGDAPFTLRLTTVDDGGDEERARAAVRRFAEDPLLVAALGATGTDAAREALVAYDEAALPLLSVVDGDIRHLNRIFLCARPRNDMQMLPVAQFLGAYGIDRIALVDDGTEYGRQTTRFLGTGLRGNGRTVLAETVREGMRDLDAEAERIAAKRPGAVVYGGGWRDAGRFAKSLTRAGFLGPKIGTQAVHDPRFLAEAGEDAAGWLVVSTAADPASVPSVHPFAAAYRRRFDSAPPLFAAEAYDAVGLIAACARGLGRERISRQDLLPALRTTSYEGVSKGYAFEPANGMYTGTGVFVYRVERGRFRYIGMDGREV, encoded by the coding sequence ATGGAACCGCTCCGTTCCACCGACCCGGCACGGATCGCCGGGTACCGCGTCCTCGGCCGGCTCGGCGCCGGGGGCATGGGCGTGGTGCTGCTGGGCCGGTCGCCCGGCGGCGCGCTGGTGGCGATCAAGCTGATCCGCGCGGAGTACGCCGACGACGCCGCCTTCCGCGCCCGTTTCCGGCGGGAGGTGGCCATCGCCCGGCAGGTGCGCAACCGGTGGGCGGTGCCGGTGGTCGACGCCGACACCGAGGCGCCCGCCCCGTGGCTGGCCACCGAGTTCGTACCCGGGCCCGCCCTGAGCGAGGCGGTCGGCGGCGGGGGGCCGCTGCCGGAACGCGGGGTACGGGCGCTGGGCTCGATGCTCGCGGAGGCGCTGGACGCCGTCCACGCGGCGGGGCTCGTGCACCGGGACGTCAAGCCCGGCAACGTCCTGCTGGGCCTGGACGGGCCCCGGCTGATCGACTTCGGGATCGCGCGGGCCCTGGACGACACCGTCCTCACGGCGACGGACGTGATCGTCGGCTCCCCCGGCTTCCTCTCGCCCGAGCAGGCGCAGGGGCGGCGGATCGGACCGGCGAGCGACGTCTTCTCGTTGGGCTGCGTCCTGGTGTACGCGGCCACGGGCGGGCGGCCGTTCGGCAGCGGCCCGGTGGAGGCGATGCTGTTCCGCACCGTGCACGACACGGCGGACCTGAGCGCGCTGCCGCCCGGGCTGCTCCCCGTCGTCGAGGCGTGCCTGTCCAAGGACCCCGGGGGCCGTCCCGCGGCGACGGACATCCAACGGGCCTTCGCCGAGGACGTGTCGGGCGGCAGTTGGCTGCCCGGTCCGGTCACCCACCTGATCGCCGAGCGCTCGGCGCGGATGCTCGCCCTGCCGGGCATCGACGCGACCAGCCTGGACGCCGGCGCGACGGGCGGCCCGACCACAGGCACGGGCACAAGCGTGGGAAGGGGGACGGGGGCGGAAACCGGAACCGGCGGCGGGGGCACGGCCACGGTCCCGGTCTCCCCCGCCCGTCGCCGTTTCCTCGCGTACGTCGCCGGCGGCGCGGCGCTCGCGGCGACGGGCGGCACCGCGGCGTGGCTGGCCTCCTCCGGCGACGGCGAGGGCCCGGGCGGCGGGGGCGAGGGCGACGACGGGAAGGCGGCCCGCCCGGAGCTGCGCATCGGCCTCCAGGCCGACCTCAGCGGCCCGTCGGCGGCCCTCGGCAAGGGACAGGACCGGGCGGCGCGGCTCGCGGTCGCGGAGCACAACGCGCAGGGGGACGCGCCGTTCACGCTGCGGCTGACCACGGTCGACGACGGGGGCGACGAGGAGCGGGCCAGGGCGGCGGTGCGCCGGTTCGCCGAGGACCCGCTGCTGGTGGCCGCCCTGGGCGCGACCGGCACGGACGCGGCGCGGGAGGCGCTGGTCGCGTACGACGAGGCGGCGCTGCCCCTGCTCAGCGTGGTCGACGGGGACATCCGGCACCTGAACCGGATCTTCCTGTGCGCCCGGCCGCGCAACGACATGCAGATGCTGCCGGTGGCCCAGTTCCTGGGGGCGTACGGGATCGACCGGATCGCTCTCGTCGACGACGGCACGGAATACGGCCGGCAGACCACCCGCTTCCTCGGCACCGGCCTGCGCGGGAACGGACGCACGGTGCTCGCGGAGACCGTACGGGAGGGCATGCGCGACCTTGACGCGGAGGCGGAACGGATCGCCGCGAAGCGGCCGGGGGCGGTGGTGTACGGGGGCGGGTGGCGGGATGCCGGACGGTTCGCCAAGTCGCTGACCAGGGCCGGGTTCCTCGGCCCGAAGATCGGCACCCAGGCCGTGCACGACCCCCGGTTCCTGGCGGAGGCCGGCGAGGACGCGGCGGGCTGGCTGGTCGTCTCGACGGCCGCCGACCCGGCTTCCGTACCCTCGGTGCACCCGTTCGCCGCCGCCTACCGCAGACGCTTCGACAGTGCACCGCCGCTGTTCGCGGCGGAGGCGTACGACGCGGTCGGGCTGATCGCCGCCTGCGCGCGGGGGCTGGGCCGGGAGAGGATCAGCCGCCAGGACCTGCTGCCCGCGCTGCGGACGACCTCGTACGAAGGGGTGTCCAAGGGCTACGCGTTCGAGCCCGCCAACGGGATGTACACCGGGACCGGGGTCTTCGTCTACCGCGTGGAGCGGGGGCGCTTCCGGTACATCGGGATGGACGGCCGGGAGGTGTAG
- a CDS encoding MarR family winged helix-turn-helix transcriptional regulator codes for MSSTEGPMSGTGEHEDDEELRWLDEQEKAAWTGLISLVLLLPGKLESPLRQEHGLTLFEYLVLSHLSEAPGRRLRMGELAFLASGSLSRLSNVVKRCEQRGWVVRTPDPADGRYTLAELTDAGFDIVRRAAPTHLRALRAVVLDSLNATDQKALTRIAQKLRIVPDDFG; via the coding sequence ATGAGCAGCACGGAAGGGCCCATGAGCGGTACGGGAGAACACGAGGACGACGAGGAACTCCGCTGGCTCGACGAGCAGGAGAAGGCGGCCTGGACGGGACTGATCTCCCTGGTCCTGCTGCTGCCCGGCAAGCTGGAGTCGCCGCTGCGCCAGGAGCACGGCCTCACCCTGTTCGAGTACCTCGTGCTCAGCCATCTCTCCGAGGCCCCGGGGCGCAGGCTGCGGATGGGAGAGCTCGCCTTTCTCGCCAGCGGGTCGCTCTCCCGGCTGTCCAACGTCGTCAAACGCTGTGAACAGCGCGGATGGGTCGTACGGACCCCCGACCCGGCCGACGGCCGGTACACCCTCGCCGAACTCACCGACGCCGGCTTCGACATCGTGCGCCGGGCCGCCCCCACACACCTGCGCGCCCTTCGCGCCGTCGTCCTCGACTCGCTCAACGCGACCGACCAGAAGGCGCTCACCCGCATCGCCCAGAAGCTCCGCATCGTCCCCGACGACTTCGGCTGA
- a CDS encoding Rid family hydrolase: MSTVTFGVTPGFGEKLHEAHGYSGAVRVDDRVEISGQAGVDDDLAIPDSLEDEIVLAFDNVERTLATVGATWKDVIHVNSYHKVAPGDDAIGDDHNRVMAEQFRRRLDGRAPIWTETGVTVLGLAAMRVEIRVTAIVGSGN; the protein is encoded by the coding sequence ATGAGCACCGTCACCTTCGGCGTCACTCCGGGCTTCGGCGAAAAGCTGCACGAGGCCCACGGCTACAGCGGGGCCGTCCGCGTCGACGACCGGGTCGAGATCTCCGGCCAGGCCGGGGTGGACGACGACCTGGCCATCCCCGACTCACTGGAGGACGAGATCGTCCTGGCGTTCGACAACGTCGAACGTACGCTCGCCACAGTCGGCGCGACCTGGAAGGACGTCATCCACGTGAACTCGTACCACAAGGTCGCACCAGGGGACGACGCCATCGGCGACGACCACAACAGGGTCATGGCCGAGCAGTTCCGCCGCCGCCTCGACGGCCGTGCGCCGATCTGGACCGAGACCGGCGTCACGGTCCTCGGCCTGGCCGCCATGCGCGTGGAGATCCGCGTCACCGCCATCGTCGGCTCCGGGAACTGA
- a CDS encoding ATP-binding protein, with the protein MSQGVRAGRRWARGHLDSLEWARSAPDFVDSVLLAVTELMTNAHKHAHSDAQLVLTWDSSCLHVSVHDASPEPPVPADRGLDATGGRGLAIVEALSDSWEHHPQRDGKTVTACFVPPGYPAPDHALSPDGTT; encoded by the coding sequence ATGTCCCAAGGGGTGCGGGCGGGGCGTCGCTGGGCACGGGGGCATCTGGACTCGCTGGAATGGGCGCGGAGCGCACCGGATTTTGTGGATTCGGTGCTTCTGGCAGTGACCGAGCTCATGACGAACGCGCACAAACACGCTCATAGCGATGCCCAGCTCGTCCTGACCTGGGACAGTTCCTGCCTGCACGTCAGCGTTCACGACGCCAGCCCGGAACCGCCGGTCCCGGCCGACCGGGGCCTTGACGCGACCGGCGGCCGGGGCCTGGCGATCGTCGAGGCACTGTCCGACAGCTGGGAACACCATCCGCAACGAGACGGCAAGACCGTGACCGCTTGCTTCGTCCCGCCCGGATACCCCGCACCGGACCACGCTCTCAGCCCCGACGGCACCACCTGA
- a CDS encoding DUF1349 domain-containing protein, with amino-acid sequence MGEPDSLSPSPALPLLHCPATIMRSKERNKIMPSPHLVIDALPTLSWVPVEGQATVERSTQTLTMRSAGGADWSNDATGGDQQHKAASLAFLAPPTPFMLSAKVSVQGDRTTFDAGALSIWSDEDHWAKLCFENSPAGETMVVSVVTNTYSDDVNSHLVADAGIYLRLAFLGNNAWAFHSSPDGEHWNFVRLFNLPVPAETPTYVGFLSQAPFGERCDAVFRDIEISHALLSDTRNGS; translated from the coding sequence ATGGGCGAACCTGACTCGTTGTCGCCTTCGCCCGCACTGCCGCTCCTGCATTGCCCCGCGACCATCATGCGATCAAAGGAACGCAACAAGATTATGCCGAGTCCTCACCTTGTGATCGATGCGCTGCCAACCTTGTCCTGGGTCCCTGTTGAGGGGCAAGCAACGGTCGAACGCTCCACCCAGACGCTCACCATGCGGAGCGCGGGAGGGGCCGATTGGTCCAACGACGCGACCGGGGGGGATCAGCAGCACAAGGCGGCGAGCCTGGCGTTTTTGGCCCCGCCCACACCTTTCATGCTCTCGGCCAAGGTGTCCGTCCAGGGAGACCGCACCACCTTCGATGCCGGTGCCCTGTCAATCTGGTCGGACGAGGACCACTGGGCGAAGCTCTGCTTCGAGAATTCCCCCGCCGGCGAGACCATGGTTGTCAGCGTCGTGACCAACACGTATTCGGATGATGTGAACTCGCACCTCGTTGCCGACGCCGGCATCTACCTGCGTCTCGCCTTCCTCGGCAACAACGCCTGGGCTTTCCATTCCTCGCCTGACGGTGAGCATTGGAACTTCGTCCGGCTTTTCAACCTTCCGGTTCCGGCCGAAACGCCAACGTACGTTGGCTTCCTTAGCCAGGCACCATTCGGCGAACGCTGCGATGCCGTTTTCCGTGACATCGAAATCAGCCATGCCCTGCTCAGTGACACCAGAAACGGCAGCTGA